Proteins encoded within one genomic window of Haladaptatus sp. QDMS2:
- a CDS encoding ABC transporter substrate-binding protein has translation MPSNTVDRRTFLKLSGGAAATMALAGCTGGDTGGTTTTTDSGGTGTTTDTTTTAGGGQQDFDLTITQGSLPAGLDPHDHRETPTEVVMLHVYEGVLTRDADGKILESLATEWERVEGENAITFQLRDGVTFHNGDELTPEDVAYSINRIVDDEVGFASPQSDQLAGVTGAEAMDGAVRVMNDGLNPIVFSEFATYCDIMQQSWVEDRSQAEIAGDMNGTGPFQLESYTEDEEVVLIRYDDYWQEPAAAASVTFRGAAESSTRVNQLLAGETDIVVNVPPQEVQRVNDSDNATIAAAPSTRLLFNALRYDVEPFSSKEFRQALNYAVDLNSIIQNVLGGFGGPTSQPTLPNFVGYNPDLSPYEYDPERAAELVEQSGHAGVEIEMHTPVGRYLKDLEIAEAVAGFINDLPNVTATVRQRDFGSLVDELLTGNIEDKPPWYLIGWGEATFDGGLVMTALLKSDGALTTFSNEELDQLLTRAGNEEGDTRAQTLMDANALCHEEAPWIFLNQQYSVYGVNSALNWEARADERIDAYAITKN, from the coding sequence ATGCCATCGAATACCGTAGATCGGCGTACGTTCCTGAAACTTTCCGGCGGTGCAGCAGCGACGATGGCGCTCGCTGGGTGTACTGGCGGTGATACTGGCGGAACGACGACCACGACCGATTCTGGTGGGACGGGAACCACGACCGATACGACGACCACTGCTGGTGGCGGCCAGCAGGATTTCGACCTCACGATTACGCAGGGATCGCTGCCCGCGGGCCTCGACCCACACGACCACCGTGAGACGCCCACCGAAGTCGTGATGCTCCACGTCTACGAGGGCGTCCTTACGCGCGATGCAGACGGGAAGATTCTCGAATCGCTCGCCACCGAGTGGGAGCGTGTCGAAGGCGAAAACGCCATCACGTTCCAGCTTCGAGACGGCGTGACGTTCCACAACGGCGACGAACTCACGCCGGAGGACGTCGCCTACAGCATCAACCGTATCGTCGACGACGAAGTCGGCTTCGCGAGCCCACAGTCTGACCAGCTCGCCGGCGTCACCGGCGCAGAGGCGATGGACGGCGCGGTCAGGGTGATGAACGATGGCCTCAATCCAATCGTCTTCTCCGAGTTCGCGACCTACTGTGACATCATGCAACAGTCGTGGGTCGAGGACCGCTCGCAGGCGGAAATCGCAGGCGACATGAACGGAACCGGCCCGTTCCAACTCGAATCTTACACGGAAGACGAAGAAGTCGTCCTCATTCGCTACGACGACTACTGGCAGGAACCCGCTGCCGCAGCGTCCGTCACGTTCCGCGGTGCCGCAGAGTCGAGTACCCGGGTGAACCAGTTACTCGCAGGCGAGACGGACATCGTCGTCAACGTTCCGCCACAGGAGGTCCAGCGCGTAAACGACAGCGACAACGCGACCATCGCGGCCGCACCGAGTACGCGCCTGCTGTTCAACGCGCTTCGCTACGACGTCGAACCGTTCTCGAGCAAGGAGTTCCGGCAGGCGCTCAACTACGCCGTCGACCTCAACAGTATCATCCAGAACGTCCTCGGTGGATTCGGTGGTCCAACGAGCCAGCCAACCCTGCCCAACTTCGTTGGCTACAACCCGGACCTGAGTCCCTACGAATACGACCCAGAACGCGCCGCAGAACTCGTCGAACAGTCCGGCCACGCGGGCGTCGAAATCGAGATGCACACGCCAGTCGGGCGGTACCTGAAAGACTTGGAAATCGCAGAAGCTGTCGCCGGGTTCATCAACGACCTGCCGAACGTCACGGCGACGGTGCGTCAACGTGACTTCGGGTCGCTCGTCGACGAACTGCTCACGGGCAACATCGAGGACAAACCGCCGTGGTACCTTATCGGCTGGGGTGAAGCGACCTTCGACGGCGGCCTCGTGATGACTGCCCTGCTCAAGAGTGACGGTGCGCTCACCACGTTCAGCAACGAGGAACTCGACCAGTTGCTCACCCGTGCCGGCAACGAGGAGGGCGACACCCGCGCCCAGACGCTCATGGATGCAAACGCGCTCTGTCACGAGGAGGCTCCGTGGATTTTCCTGAACCAGCAGTACAGTGTCTACGGCGTAAACAGCGCGCTCAACTGGGAAGCGCGGGCCGACGAACGCATCGATGCGTACGCAATCACGAAAAACTAG
- a CDS encoding ABC transporter permease, with amino-acid sequence MGIGRFLVKRLLQGVLVIWGVITVVFGLRLISPGDPANVLLPPDVDPATRARVIADLGLDKPLHIQYLEFLAGVPFGDFGTSLVSNTPVFGRVLARLPATLELAIAATIVAVIIAIPLGVVSATRRHEPADYGATIFSLVGISTPNFWLGVMLIIAFAVQINFFPTSRRPIGLGTVATLFATGQLGAAGDAFVNWLSHITLPAITLGTYFTALITRLTRSGMLDQLGKTYVRASRAKGLPETLVRYKHVLRNTLIPVITVIGLQLGTLIGGAVITEAVFNWPGLGTLIIDSISRRDWPVIQGSLIVVGVGFVVVNIVVDTLYAYINPKVGFD; translated from the coding sequence ATGGGCATTGGACGTTTTCTCGTAAAGCGGCTCTTGCAAGGGGTGCTGGTTATCTGGGGAGTGATTACTGTCGTGTTCGGTCTCCGCCTCATCTCCCCTGGCGACCCGGCGAACGTGTTGTTACCGCCGGACGTGGACCCCGCGACCCGGGCACGGGTCATCGCCGACCTCGGCCTCGATAAACCGCTTCACATCCAGTACCTCGAATTCCTGGCTGGCGTCCCCTTCGGCGACTTCGGCACGTCGCTCGTGTCGAACACGCCCGTGTTCGGTCGGGTGCTCGCGCGGCTGCCAGCCACGCTCGAACTCGCCATCGCGGCGACCATCGTCGCCGTCATCATCGCGATTCCCCTCGGCGTCGTCAGCGCGACGCGTCGTCACGAACCGGCGGACTATGGCGCGACGATTTTCTCACTCGTGGGCATCAGCACGCCGAACTTCTGGCTCGGCGTGATGCTCATCATCGCGTTCGCCGTCCAGATTAACTTCTTCCCGACGAGCAGGCGACCCATCGGCCTCGGGACGGTGGCGACACTGTTCGCGACCGGGCAACTCGGCGCGGCGGGTGACGCCTTCGTCAACTGGCTGAGTCACATCACGCTCCCGGCGATTACCCTCGGGACGTACTTCACGGCGCTCATCACCCGACTCACGCGCAGCGGGATGTTAGACCAACTGGGCAAGACCTACGTTCGCGCCTCGCGAGCGAAGGGACTCCCCGAAACGCTCGTGCGCTACAAGCACGTGCTTCGCAACACGCTCATCCCCGTCATCACGGTCATCGGCCTCCAGTTGGGGACGCTCATCGGCGGCGCGGTCATCACGGAAGCCGTGTTCAACTGGCCGGGCCTCGGCACGCTCATCATCGACAGCATCAGCCGTCGTGACTGGCCCGTGATTCAGGGGTCGCTCATCGTCGTCGGTGTCGGCTTCGTCGTCGTAAACATCGTCGTCGACACACTCTACGCGTACATCAATCCGAAGGTGGGATTCGACTAA
- a CDS encoding ABC transporter permease, whose product MISPRTLRNLKRELNRNFLAKVGIAIVVFVLLMAIFAPLISPYNPGKQTLSDARLPPLGFSTAEEREVTKTENGSVVIENGQVVTETRIVYENATLAHPLGTDGNGRDILSRVIYGARTSILVGIFGTALATLIGVIVGLSAGYYRGVVDDALMRSADIMLAFPSLVLAIALVGVAGQAQLILPDPLVVSGLADAFRGLVGLSTEPMPRSVVLPGTIIVVVALVNWVWFARVSRGEALGLREESYVKAARSMGGKDSYILLRHILPNAATPILVLATIQVAAIILLESALSFLGFSGANVSWGFDIANGRQYQTTAWWIAAIPGVAIVITVVGLNLVGDWLRDALDPGIEGEGGV is encoded by the coding sequence ATGATCTCTCCACGCACGCTTCGAAATCTCAAACGCGAACTGAACCGTAACTTCCTCGCGAAGGTGGGCATCGCCATCGTGGTGTTCGTACTCCTCATGGCGATTTTCGCGCCGCTCATCTCGCCGTACAACCCGGGCAAACAGACGCTTTCAGACGCGCGCTTACCGCCGCTTGGCTTCTCGACGGCCGAGGAGCGCGAAGTGACCAAGACCGAAAACGGCAGCGTCGTCATCGAAAACGGGCAGGTAGTGACCGAGACGCGAATCGTCTACGAGAACGCCACGCTCGCCCACCCGTTGGGGACGGACGGCAACGGCCGTGACATCCTCTCACGAGTCATCTACGGGGCTCGAACTTCGATTCTCGTCGGCATCTTCGGGACGGCGCTCGCGACGCTCATCGGCGTCATCGTCGGCCTCTCTGCTGGCTACTACCGGGGGGTAGTGGACGACGCGCTGATGCGGAGTGCGGACATCATGCTCGCATTCCCGTCGCTCGTCCTCGCCATCGCGCTCGTCGGCGTCGCCGGGCAGGCACAGTTGATTCTGCCCGACCCACTCGTCGTGTCGGGACTCGCGGACGCCTTCCGCGGGCTCGTCGGCCTCTCGACCGAACCGATGCCGAGAAGCGTCGTCTTGCCGGGGACGATTATCGTCGTCGTCGCGCTCGTGAACTGGGTCTGGTTCGCCCGCGTATCACGGGGTGAAGCCCTCGGCCTGCGTGAGGAGTCCTACGTCAAAGCCGCCCGGTCGATGGGCGGGAAGGACTCCTACATCCTGCTTCGTCACATCCTGCCGAACGCGGCGACGCCGATTCTCGTCCTCGCGACGATTCAGGTGGCCGCCATCATCCTGCTCGAAAGCGCCCTGTCGTTCCTCGGGTTCTCGGGGGCGAACGTCTCGTGGGGCTTCGACATCGCCAACGGTCGCCAGTACCAGACGACCGCGTGGTGGATTGCAGCGATTCCAGGCGTCGCCATCGTGATAACCGTCGTCGGTCTGAACCTCGTCGGCGACTGGCTGAGAGATGCCCTTGACCCCGGCATCGAAGGGGAGGGTGGCGTATGA
- a CDS encoding ABC transporter ATP-binding protein, with amino-acid sequence MRHDVLRVEDLSTRFFTEEGQVNAVEKVSFDVKENEIFGIVGESGSGKSVTALSVIDLVDSPGRVTGGHVWFRYPKLADEFREKKPDAVDGDYVDLRQLPKGVRQSLRGPKFSMIFQDPMSSFNPSLTVGEQIAEAVEVQRRAQANPRRTRSRTQGYGLGNLLLDSVLPSRDYTSAESHERAVELLRQVGIPDPVERADEYPHEFSGGMLQRAMVAQALAGEPDVLIADEPTTALDVTIQAQILNLLRDIQVERGMSIVLITHDLGVVARMCDRVGVMYAGEIVERGSLDDVFDDPTHPYTQGLLGSIPDLEDPAPRLQPIDGNVPSLLDQEMADRCYFADRCPYAMHDCLTRQPMRSVPGNEAHEARCVLADQPYDEDEALPADYFGDGGDQ; translated from the coding sequence ATGCGACACGACGTCCTCCGCGTCGAGGACCTCTCGACCCGATTCTTCACCGAGGAGGGACAGGTGAACGCCGTCGAAAAAGTCTCGTTCGACGTGAAGGAAAACGAGATTTTCGGCATCGTCGGCGAATCCGGTTCCGGGAAGTCCGTGACCGCCCTCTCGGTCATCGACCTCGTCGATTCGCCGGGCCGCGTCACTGGGGGCCACGTCTGGTTCCGCTACCCGAAACTCGCAGACGAGTTCCGCGAGAAAAAACCGGATGCGGTCGACGGCGACTACGTGGACCTCAGGCAACTGCCGAAGGGCGTCCGTCAGTCGCTTCGCGGACCGAAGTTCAGCATGATCTTCCAGGACCCGATGAGCAGTTTCAATCCCTCGCTCACCGTTGGCGAACAGATTGCAGAAGCCGTCGAGGTCCAGCGACGAGCGCAGGCGAACCCGCGCCGGACGCGCTCGCGGACGCAGGGCTACGGCCTCGGCAACCTCCTCCTCGACAGCGTACTCCCGAGTCGGGATTACACGAGTGCGGAGAGCCACGAACGGGCCGTCGAACTGCTCAGACAGGTCGGCATTCCCGACCCCGTAGAGCGGGCAGACGAGTACCCACACGAGTTCTCGGGTGGGATGCTCCAGCGGGCGATGGTCGCCCAGGCGCTCGCCGGCGAACCGGACGTGCTCATCGCGGACGAACCGACGACGGCGCTCGACGTGACGATTCAGGCGCAGATTCTGAACCTGCTCCGGGACATCCAGGTGGAACGAGGCATGAGCATCGTTCTCATCACTCACGACCTCGGCGTCGTGGCCCGGATGTGCGACCGCGTCGGCGTGATGTACGCCGGCGAAATCGTCGAACGCGGGTCGCTCGACGACGTGTTCGACGACCCGACTCACCCCTACACGCAAGGGTTGCTGGGGTCGATTCCGGACCTCGAAGACCCCGCACCGCGACTCCAGCCAATCGACGGCAACGTGCCGAGCCTGCTCGACCAGGAGATGGCAGACCGGTGTTACTTCGCCGACCGCTGTCCCTACGCGATGCACGACTGCCTCACTCGCCAGCCGATGCGGTCGGTTCCCGGCAATGAGGCCCACGAAGCCCGCTGCGTGCTCGCAGACCAGCCGTACGACGAGGACGAAGCCCTTCCGGCAGACTACTTCGGCGACGGAGGTGACCAATGA
- a CDS encoding ABC transporter ATP-binding protein codes for MSDAILEVKDLEKYYYEQDTIVDRMLGRKPRSVKAVDGISFEVRKGETLGLVGESGCGKSTTSETLLRLREATGGTVTFDGQNIFEMEADELREFRKRAQIVFQDPFSSLDPRMTAGEIITEPLVIHDLANREERREKARDLLERVGLSADQIDRYPHEFSGGQRQRIGIARALALEPELIVLDEPVSALDVSVQAQVLNLLEDLQEEFGLTYLFVAHDLSVVRHISDRVAVMYLGKIVETGPVDDIFENPQHPYTEALLQSVPRAKTSEYGRRVDALPGDVPSPRNPPSGCRFHTRCPYAREACTNSPPADYPAGPDHTAACVRLDDHHAYWDSEPLPHTDAYEQ; via the coding sequence ATGAGCGACGCAATTCTCGAAGTCAAAGATTTAGAGAAGTACTACTACGAACAGGACACCATCGTCGACCGCATGCTCGGGCGCAAACCCCGCAGCGTGAAGGCGGTCGATGGCATCTCGTTCGAGGTTCGAAAGGGCGAGACGCTCGGCCTCGTCGGTGAGTCTGGCTGTGGGAAATCCACTACTAGCGAAACGCTGTTACGACTCCGCGAGGCGACCGGCGGCACAGTCACGTTCGACGGGCAGAACATCTTCGAGATGGAGGCAGACGAACTCCGCGAGTTCAGAAAACGCGCCCAAATCGTGTTCCAGGACCCGTTTTCGAGCCTCGACCCGCGGATGACCGCAGGCGAAATCATCACCGAACCGCTGGTCATCCACGACCTCGCAAACCGCGAGGAACGCCGCGAGAAGGCCCGTGATCTGCTCGAACGCGTCGGGCTCTCGGCGGACCAGATAGACCGGTATCCCCACGAGTTCTCGGGCGGGCAGCGCCAGCGCATCGGCATCGCCCGCGCGCTCGCGCTCGAACCGGAACTCATCGTCCTCGACGAACCAGTGTCGGCACTCGACGTGTCCGTGCAAGCGCAGGTGCTGAATTTGCTCGAAGACTTACAGGAGGAGTTCGGGTTGACCTACCTGTTCGTCGCCCACGACCTCTCGGTGGTCCGGCACATCTCCGACCGCGTCGCGGTGATGTATCTCGGAAAAATCGTCGAAACGGGACCGGTTGACGACATCTTCGAGAACCCACAGCACCCCTACACGGAGGCGCTGCTTCAGAGCGTTCCCCGGGCGAAGACCAGCGAGTACGGCCGCCGGGTGGACGCGCTGCCGGGCGACGTTCCCTCGCCGCGCAATCCGCCTTCCGGGTGCCGGTTCCACACCCGTTGTCCATACGCCAGAGAGGCGTGTACGAACTCGCCGCCGGCTGACTATCCCGCGGGTCCAGACCACACCGCCGCGTGCGTCAGACTCGACGACCACCACGCGTATTGGGATTCAGAACCACTCCCGCACACGGATGCATACGAGCAATAG
- a CDS encoding DUF63 family protein: METFTERFDLVRAWWGAVIAITVALVGGSLAFPRLVWDGFLWHYFWGPVVADGNGAFCAVRSGGETTLLDSASACQAASGYVAYPGYTAVSEVGYAVTLLLMLVGLIFLLRTLGIGKDRELFFALFPFMLFGGALRVVEDAGIAAMRNGVEPAIPFPWSALIISPFIYFTVFFITLAAIVVSVGLERRDSVSTYRNPLFVIGGLLLVGTVGYLTVLAFTRTYVDFFPQMTILTIALASVIAYGTWKLIGMYAPDINKGTRTIGLVVIWGHAVDGVANVLAADWAVEIGLPFYYSAKHPVNRFIINFTDGILPESIAAITGTSWPFLVVKIIAAVAVVWVFDESIFEESPRYAILLLIAILAVGLGPGTRDMLRATFGI, encoded by the coding sequence ATGGAAACGTTCACTGAGCGATTCGACCTCGTGCGTGCCTGGTGGGGCGCGGTCATCGCCATCACCGTCGCGCTCGTGGGCGGGTCGCTCGCCTTCCCGCGTCTCGTCTGGGACGGGTTCCTCTGGCACTACTTCTGGGGACCGGTCGTCGCAGACGGCAACGGCGCGTTCTGTGCGGTTCGGTCCGGTGGCGAAACGACCCTCCTCGATAGCGCCTCGGCCTGTCAAGCGGCGAGCGGATACGTCGCGTATCCCGGCTACACCGCCGTCTCGGAGGTTGGATACGCCGTCACGCTCCTGCTCATGCTGGTGGGGCTCATCTTCCTGCTTCGAACCCTCGGCATCGGGAAGGACCGCGAGTTGTTCTTCGCGCTGTTCCCGTTCATGCTGTTCGGCGGGGCGCTGCGCGTCGTCGAGGACGCCGGCATCGCCGCCATGCGAAACGGCGTAGAGCCAGCGATTCCGTTCCCGTGGAGCGCGTTAATCATCAGCCCGTTTATCTACTTCACCGTCTTCTTCATCACGCTCGCGGCGATCGTCGTGAGCGTCGGACTGGAGCGACGCGACTCGGTTTCCACTTACCGCAACCCACTGTTCGTCATCGGCGGACTGCTCCTCGTCGGGACGGTTGGCTACCTCACGGTGCTCGCGTTCACGCGGACCTACGTGGATTTCTTCCCACAGATGACCATCCTCACCATCGCGCTCGCGTCGGTCATCGCCTACGGGACGTGGAAGCTCATCGGGATGTACGCCCCCGACATCAACAAGGGGACCCGGACCATCGGCCTCGTCGTCATCTGGGGCCACGCCGTTGACGGGGTGGCGAACGTCCTCGCCGCAGACTGGGCGGTCGAAATCGGTCTGCCGTTCTACTACAGCGCGAAACACCCGGTCAATCGGTTCATCATCAACTTCACCGACGGCATCCTTCCCGAGTCGATTGCCGCCATCACGGGCACGTCGTGGCCGTTCCTCGTGGTGAAGATCATCGCCGCCGTCGCCGTGGTGTGGGTGTTCGACGAGAGCATCTTCGAGGAGAGTCCGCGCTACGCGATTCTCCTCCTCATCGCGATTCTCGCGGTGGGGCTTGGGCCGGGGACGCGCGACATGCTCCGCGCCACGTTCGGCATCTAA